A single window of Salvia splendens isolate huo1 chromosome 8, SspV2, whole genome shotgun sequence DNA harbors:
- the LOC121745859 gene encoding uncharacterized protein LOC121745859, whose translation MWVRHESFIKEVEKDWKVPTGARGMVNLQIKLSRLKKCLKIWNKNVFGNIFVKIKQAEVEAKEAAMIFERNQTPANRAEMNKKAAEYALRIKMEDDFWKQKATIRAKSRIHAIEEDGQTLSEDEDVWNSAVNFFQKLLTSDVDVLHEADLDILDSLSSGFNMDDLERMPLEKEVREVVFSINPESVSGPDGYSSLFFQSCWKVVCMDVLEAVQDFFEGSQMPRGIAATMIILIPKKRNPTIWAEYRPISLCNVSNKIISKLIATRMAPLLPIVTAPNQSGFVKGRLLSDNVLLAKEIFHEIWKCNPSPNLAVKLDMAKAYDWVQWPFLLKVMEKMGFSKMWLNMIERCVNSYWFSILINGSPSGFFKSSRGLRQGDPLSPSLFILAADYLSRLLDRLILGRKEMRFCTARYSMGVSHLAYADDILIFTQARRTSVRKLKNCLKHYMEVSGQLINEGKSCFYIDKKYDGWAAGVKSVGGFQQGQMPCTYLGVPIFRGRNKTNLYLFIRDKISEKINSWSHRQLSFRGRLTLIKSILGAIPIHIFQKILDKISIDPHLSITLIYRSGRFSPTWRRMYKAGLKCHKKISWLLGTGRLNFWEDIWVKDQPLVDLCLKEGTPEFIWVEDLWMNICWNEDFVTDLLQEWGVPGEVWEDIRSVPRDTSGKDIARWNLTPHGNFTVASAWEEVRLRGEEMDIYKIIWDKGINPTISVFLWRLMANRIPMDEKVQWRGVALASKCRCCGKPDTESRLHLFVNGEAAREIWSHFAKWFPQVPPYGGIGHNLETERNGCVHRELTFRVENVCRRVTAHLRNLVLAGHLGPEQWKGCVTRVNFMDVQMMEDVGTCRPKIKRVEKVQWRSPEQPWMKLITDGGLEGSTSRAGGEGLLRDYLGNIVEAFCTPLKVDSGWEAEVMALLEGILMAKRHTQHIWIETDAESLRLYMERGCLGPARTRHIMAKIRLVLKDTIWNITHIRREGNKAADHLVLMGKNGPSLTKFTAESAPARVKALARLDQIGMPNFSFT comes from the exons ATGTGGGTTAGGCATGAATCTTTTATAAAGGAGGTGGAGAAAGATTGGAAAGTACCTACGGGTGCAAGGGGAATGGTGAATCTACAAATCAAACTGAGCAGACTTAAGAAATGCCTGAAAATATGGAACAAAAATGTGTTTGGCAATATTTTTGTGAAGATAAAGCAAGCAGAAGTAGAAGCAAAGGAAGCGGCTATGATTTTCGAAAGAAATCAGACTCCAGCAAATAGAGCAGAGATGAACAAGAAGGCAGCTGAATATGCTCTAAGAATAAAGATGGAGGATGATTTCTGGAAACAAAAGGCAACAATAAG AGCCAAATCAAGAATACATGCCATAGAGGAGGATGGGCAAACCTTGTCAGAAGATGAAGATGTATGGAATTCCGCTGTTAACTTCTTCCAGAAACTGTTAACTTCTGATGTTGATGTTCTACATGAAGCGGACCTGGATATTTTGGATTCCCTCTCTAGTGGTTTTAACATGGACGATTTAGAGAGAATGCCTTTGGAGAAGGAGGTTAGGGAGGTGGTCTTTAGTATCAATCCGGAGAGTGTGTCAGGACCAGACGGGTACTCCTCTCTGTTCTTCCAAAGTTGTTGGAAGGTGGTGTGCATGGATGTCTTGGAGGCAGTGCAGGATTTCTTCGAGGGCTCACAGATGCCAAGGGGAATTGCAGCAACAATGATCATCTTGATCCCTAAGAAAAGAAATCCTACAATATGGGCAGAATATAGGCCTATAAGCCTGTGCAACGTATCGAACAAGATCATTTCCAAGCTTATTGCAACAAGAATGGCTCCGCTGTTACCAATAGTAACTGCTCCTAATCAAAGTGGATTTGTTAAGGGGCGATTACTAAGTGATAATGTGCTTTTGGCAAAAGAAATATTTCATGAGATTTGGAAATGTAACCCCTCTCCTAATCTAGCTGTTAAGCTAGATATGGCGAAAGCATACGACTGGGTCCAGTGGCCTTTCCTTCTTAAAGTAATGGAAAAAATGGGTTTTTCGAAGATGTGGCTGAATATGATTGAGAGATGTGTCAACTCATATTGGTTCTCGATCCTCATCAACGGATCACCATCTGGTTTCTTTAAATCTTCAAGAGGACTACGACAAGGGGATCCGCTTTCACCCTCCTTGTTTATTCTTGCAGCTGACTATCTGTCCCGGCTTTTGGATCGCCTCATTCTTGGAAGAAAGGAGATGAGGTTCTGCACTGCCAGATATTCAATGGGAGTGTCCCACCTTGCGTATGCAGatgatattttgatttttacACAAGCAAGAAGGACATCCGTTAGGAAACTCAAGAACTGCCTCAAGCATTACATGGAGGTTTCAGGTCAACTAATAAATGAGGGGAAGAGTTGTTTCTATATAGACAAGAAGTATGATGGATGGGCAGCAGGTGTTAAATCGGTTGGAGGCTTTCAACAAGGTCAAATGCCATGTACGTACCTGGGAGTCCCTATCTTCCGAGGtcgaaacaaaacaaacttataCTTATTCATCAGGGATAAAATCTCTGAAAAGATCAATAGCTGGAGCCATAGACAGCTATCCTTTAGGGGGAGATTAACACTGATAAAGAGCATTCTTGGGGCAATTCCCATACATATTTTTCAG AAAATACTGGACAAGATCAGCATCGACCCTCATCTATCGATCACCCTCATCTATCGATCTGGTAGGTTCAGCCCAACCTGGAGGAGGATGTATAAAGCAGGGCTGAAATGTCATAAGAAAATTAGCTGGTTGTTGGGAACGGGGAGGTTAAATTTTTGGGAAGATATATGGGTTAAAGACCAACCGCTGGTGGATCTCTGTTTGAAGGAGGGTACTCCAGAATTTATCTGGGTGGAGGATCTCTGGATGAACATATGTTGGAATGAGGACTTTGTTACCGACCTTTTACAGGAGTGGGGAGTTCCTGGGGAGGTTTGGGAAGACATCAGATCCGTGCCTAGAGATACTAGCGGAAAGGACATAGCTCGATGGAACCTGACACCGCATGGTAATTTTACAGTTGCTTCGGCTTGGGAGGAAGTTCGTTTGAGAGGTGAAGAAATGGATATTTACAAAATCATATGGGACAAAGGGATCAATCCTACGATTTCTGTGTTCCTATGGAGACTTATGGCTAATCGGATCCCTATGGACGAGAAAGTGCAATGGAGAGGAGTGGCTTTGGCATCTAAGTGTCGTTGTTGTGGAAAACCAGACACTGAATCAAGGCTGCATTTGTTTGTGAATGGAGAAGCAGCAAGGGAAATTTGGAGTCACTTTGCGAAATGGTTCCCTCAAGTACCACCTTATGGAGGAATAGGACACAATCTGGAA ACAGAGAGGAATGGTTGTGTGCATAGGGAGCTGACCTTCAGGGTAGAGAATGTATGTCGTAGGGTCACGGCTCATTTGAGGAACTTGGTGCTAGCAGGACATCTTGGCCCGGAACAGTGGAAGGGGTGTGTGACGAGAGTTAATTTTATGGATGTTCAAATGATGGAGGATGTCGGAACATGCCGTCCAAAAATCAAGAGAGTAGAGAAAGTGCAATGGAGGTCGCCGGAACAGCCATGGATGAAACTAATTACGGATGGAGGTCTAGAGGGATCTACGAGCAGGGCAGGAGGGGAAGGGCTACTTCGCGACTACCTCGGGAATATAGTTGAGGCTTTCTGCACCCCCTTGAAAGTTGACTCAGGATGGGAGGCGGAGGTGATGGCGCTACTGGAAGGAATCTTGATGGCAAAGCGTCATACTCAGCATATCTGGATCGAAACAGATGCTGAAAGTTTGAGGTTGTATATGGAGAGAGGCTGTTTAGGTCCGGCAAGAACGAGACATATAATGGCAAAAATTAGGCTGGTCCTTAAAGATACTATTTGGAATATAACACACATAAGGAGAGAGGGGAACAAGGCAGCGGATCACTTGGTTTTGATGGGGAAGAATGGCCCTAGTTTAACTAAGTTTACGGCGGAGTCGGCCCCGGCAAGAGTGAAAGCCTTAGCGCGTTTAGACCAGATTGGCATGCCTAATTTTAGTTTTACTTAA